Genomic DNA from Candidatus Obscuribacterales bacterium:
TCTGGGCGATTCTCTAGATCTTCGTCGAGTAAATTTGGCAGTTCTCGGAAGGGGCTGGTGCGATCAGGATCAAGCCGCTCTGCCTCCCCGCGCTCGATCACCTGACAAGTTTGGCTGAGGCGAAAACCATCTGGGTTGGAACTTGGCCCATACCAGTAAGTATGGAAGGTGATCGCGTAGCCATCGGACGTAGACGGCAACTGCCGAGGGCGAGTTGTGCCAAAGTCCCAAAGCTCTTGTTCTTTCGATCGGGAGAGAGCATCCTCAGCCGCGCTAGCTTGCATCACCTGCTGCAATACTTGTTCCTGTAACTGCTTAAACTCATTATTATTGTTCATCAACCAACGAACAGCATCATTCCATGAACCCGACTCAAGCTGCTGGCGCAGTTCACGTTCGGCAGATTCCAAAAGGCGCACCCCGATGGCTGGACGACGCGTATCGCCTACAACATCAAAGGACAGCTTGACGACGAAGGCACTGTTTTCAAATGAATCGGACAAGGTGCTGGGGTAAAACTGGATCCAGATTTGTACAACTAGGAAAAGGCCAACCCAGCAGGATATGAGAGCGTGGGACAGAGCTACAATCACAATCGTTTGGCGATCGCCCACCTTGGGAACTCGCAGCTTGGGCCCCGGAGCTAGATAGAGAGGTATCGTGGCGATCGCTGCTGTGGTCATGGGCCAAAGCACCAGCATGACTTCCAGGCTAATCAGATCCCAGGCATAGATCAATCCCAGAACCATGCCCGCTGTTAGCCAAGGGCCGGGATAGATCTTGAACCCTAGAATCGAGAATTTTATGTCAACGGTTGCCCAGCCAATGCCCAAGGAGAGAA
This window encodes:
- a CDS encoding DUF5357 family protein — its product is IRKRVRPPDPFSWQTLILLSLFSWLISLLITTPIVRDVLATIGWIFLSLGIGWATVDIKFSILGFKIYPGPWLTAGMVLGLIYAWDLISLEVMLVLWPMTTAAIATIPLYLAPGPKLRVPKVGDRQTIVIVALSHALISCWVGLFLVVQIWIQFYPSTLSDSFENSAFVVKLSFDVVGDTRRPAIGVRLLESAERELRQQLESGSWNDAVRWLMNNNNEFKQLQEQVLQQVMQASAAEDALSRSKEQELWDFGTTRPRQLPSTSDGYAITFHTYWYGPSSNPDGFRLSQTCQVIERGEAERLDPDRTSPFRELPNLLDEDLENRPEVVIRCEPMGAMEYLDRNAP